Proteins encoded within one genomic window of Aspergillus nidulans FGSC A4 chromosome VII:
- a CDS encoding NAD(P)/FAD-dependent oxidoreductase (transcript_id=CADANIAT00008916): MESETALPPTLPVANPTAPFWRTELHQLDDLRTTPELPQRSDIVIIGAGYSGISLAYHLYKQLSHADQSRPAITILEARQICSGATGRNGGHLRPDLYGNIPKHIERHGLDAGAEVANFEIAHIKALKTLIAEEDIDCDLNLTRCMNVYLNEADGEKARKTYEALVAHGLEYTSDIHYTSKKYAEKISGVKGAKACISYTAGTLWPYKLVLGLLSKITSSPMINVQTFTPVTSVTSKDGLHSVHTPRGSITASKVVYATNAYTSGLLPQYSANIVPCRGICCHITVPDGKDAPFLPYSYLIRSAEGNGQSYLITRPDGSIIVGGAQYTFEEDRKQWYKVIDDSTLIEPAKNYYDDFMQRTFRGWEESGAYVKEIWTGIMGYAYDSSPHVGEVPDQPGRYICAGYDGHGMPVIFLATKGLADMILKGRTYEDTGLPRVFKSTAQRLQRAAGGREGGDIFA, translated from the exons ATGGAGAGTGAAACCGCATTACCGCCCACGTTACCAGTCGCAAATCCCACAGCACCTTTCTGGCGCACTGAGCTCCATCAGCTTGATGACCTGCGAACTACGCCAGAGCTGCCTCAGCGGAGCGATATCGTAATCATTGGCGCAGGATACTCTGGAATAAGCCTCGCGTACCACCTCTATAAACAGCTTTCTCACGCCGACCAATCTCGCCCCGCAATTACCATCTTGGAAGCAAGGCAGATATGCTCAGGAGCTACCGGCCGTAACG GCGGCCACTTGCGTCCTGACCTGTACGGAAATATCCCCAAGCATATCGAAAGACACGGCCTTGATGCCGGTGCTGAGGTCGCAAATTTCGAGATCGCGCACATAAAAGCTCTCAAGACCCTGATAGCCGAGGAAGATATTGATTGTGACCTGAACTTGACGAGATGTATGAACGTTTACCTGAATGAAGCCGACGGTGAAAAAGCAAGGAAGACATATGAAGCGCTCGTTGCTCACGGTCTTGAGTACACCTCTGACATCCATTATACCTCCAAGAAATACGCGGAGAAG ATCTCCGGAGTCAAAGGCGCGAAAGCGTGTATTTCCTACACGGCAGGTACTCTATGGCCTTATAAGCTGGTCTTAGGGCTGCTCTCAAAAATCACAAGCTCGCCCATGATCAACGTGCAAACATTCACTCCTGTCACGTCAGTGACCAGCAAGGATGGCCTCCATTCCGTCCACACGCCGCGAGGGTCCATTACCGCGTCAAAGGTGGTATACGCAACTAATGCATACACTTCCGGACTACTTCCCCAGTATTCTGCGAATATCGTCCCTTGCCGAGGGATCTGCTGTCACATTACAGTTCCGGATGGCAAGGATGCCCCATTTCTACCATATTCGTATCTTATTAGGTCTGCCGAGGGCAATGGGCAAAGCTACCTAATCACCCGCCCAGATGGAAGTATCATTGTTGGTGGCGCTCAGTACACatttgaagaagacaggaaacAGTGGTATAAGGTAATTGATGATAGCACGCTTATCGAACCAGCAAAGAACTACTATGACGATTTCATGCAACGCACTTTCAGGGGCTGGGAAGAAAGCGGCGCGTACGTCAAAGAGATCTGGACTGGCA TTATGGGATACGCCTATGACTCATCCCCTCACGTTGGCGAAGTTCCTGACCAGCCTGGTCGATATATATGCGCGGGGTACGATGGGCATGGTATGCCGGTTATTTTCCTTGCCACCAAAGGGCTTGCAGACATGATTTTGAAGGGACGCACTTATGAGGATACCGGCCTCCCTCGGGTCTTCAAGTCAACGGCCCAGAGACTCCAAAGAGCAGCCGGTGGTCGTGAAGGTGGGGATATATTCGCATAA
- the met2 gene encoding homoserine O-acetyltransferase metE (transcript_id=CADANIAT00008915), giving the protein MTTEQPTARLQRVDSQPENPFSALIEDQSIVIIPTFTLESGVTLYNVPVAYTTRGTLSPSGDNALVICHALSGSADVADWWGPLLGGPGQAFDISRFFVVCLNSLGSPYGSASAVTYKDGNPEKGLYGPEFPLTTVRDDVRIHKMVLDDLGIKQIAAVVGGSMGGMLTLEYAYFGKDYVRAIVPIATSARHSAWCISWGEAQRQSIYSDPKYENGYYSFDEPPAAGLGAARMSALLTYRSRNSFESRFGRNVPDPSKRQNINGTERLPTPPNEHWAIHNDGHKGNWSGRNSPAPEKPAEKTEVQYMDPQFSGTKTFSKSVSTTDGNAQKRPATYFSAQSYLRYQGDKFVKRFDANCYIAITRKLDTHDVSRHRARPDSENPVREALSQIQQPALVLGIESDGLFTFEEQKEIAEGIPDSRLKRIDSPEGHDAFLLQFEQVNQYILEFFREVLPDIMSKTPTDGAAIDGVGKLTKSSTFGEAEVEDITAW; this is encoded by the exons ATGACCACAGAACAGCCTACCGCCCGTCTCC AGAGAGTCGATTCCCAACCTGAAAACCCATTCTCAGCCCTGATCGAGGACCAGTCTATCGTTATCATCCCAACATTCACCTTGGAATCCGGCGTTACCCTCTATAACGTTCCGGTAGCCTATACAACCCGCGGAACACTCTCACCGAGTGGTGACAATGCTCTTGTCATCTGCCATGCTTTGAGTGGTAGCGCTGATGTGGCTGACTGGTGGGGACCCCTACTTGGCGGCCCCGGACAAGCCTTCGATATCTCGCGGTTCTTTGTTGTCTGTCTCAATAGCCTCGGTAGTCCGTACGGAAGCGCAAGTGCGGTGACCTACAAGGATGGAAACCCGGAAAAAGGCCTGTACGGGCCCGAGTTCCCTCTTACCACTGTCCGTGACGATGTGAG AATTCACAAGATGGTGCTGGACGATCTTGGTATTAAACAAATCGCGGCTGTAGTTGGCGGCTCAATGGGCGGCATGCTCACTCTTGAATATGCATACTTTGGGAAGGACTACGTTCGAGCCATCGTTCCCATCGCGACATCGGCACGACACTCTGCCTGGTGCATCAGCTGGGGGGAGGCGCAGCGCCAGAGCATCTACAGCGACCCCAAGTACGAAAATGGGTACTATTCATTCGACGAACCTCCTGCCGCTGGGCTTGGTGCTGCCCGGATGTCGGCCCTTCTGACCTACCGAAGCCGTAATTCGTTCGAGTCTCGGTTCGGTCGAAACGTACCAGACCCGTCGAAGCGGCAGAACATCAATGGTACAGAAAGACTACCTACTCCTCCGAACGAGCATTGGGCGATCCACAATGATGGCCACAAGGGCAATTGGAGCGGCCGTAACTCTCCCGCGCCAGAGAAACCTGCGGAGAAGACCGAGGTGCAGTATATGGACCCACAGTTCTCTGGGACCAAGACTTTCAGCAAAAGTGTCAGCACTACCGATGGAAATGCTCAGAAACGACCTGCGACCTATTTTTCTGCCCAGTCATACCTTCGCTACCAGGGAGACAAGTTTGTGAAACGGTTCGACGCCAACTGTTACATCGCCATCACTCGCAAGCTGGATACACATGACGTCTCTCGCCACCGAGCCCGTCCGGACTCCGAAAATCCCGTTCGTGAGGCGCTTTCGCAGATCCAGCAACCCGCCCTGGTTCTGGGAATCGAGAGCGATGGGCTCTTCACCTTCGAGGAACAGAAAGAAATCGCCGAGGGCATCCCAGACTCGAGACTCAAACGCATTGACAGCCCCGAAGGCCACGATGCCTTCCTACTTCAATTCGAGCAGGTCAATCAGTACATCCTGGAGTTCTTCCGGGAGGTTCTTCCCGACATAATGTCCAAGACGCCCACGGATGGTGCCGCCATCGACGGTGTTGGCAAGCTAACCAAGAGCAGCACTTTTGGAGAAGCGGAGGTGGAAGATATTACCGCCTGGTAA
- a CDS encoding uncharacterized protein (transcript_id=CADANIAT00008913): MDVLLSRTAPKRRASLSLIFGSQKPTFAAALDEKPTRYYDFVDTPSPPKRPSPFISRQEISPELESKIRFSCSLLAYQIEQGIPSLANNQGDRDAAQDEQGESITTEAQLALKAPISNPRPKTASATGYDSGVGLTQQPSIQTMRVQHSQSGDASDTGDTRDISIFSNPRTSTSCSNTSTEPSYPQSSTQSPRTNEPKSTTGAMITGYRQPKWTRTTKAFLSESPSSPIPSGSAPGKEDIEDTKLFLNPTSTITNLSSETLTLSSHPSPSLGLTRVSAATQHQKPTFTSYAHANSNLRKSRSIIIDTAGIAHLLTPDEEAQRNKALQHAVLSKMTPGIMRYNPTQEPSRQQNKQRSTSDGYICKTHHGNEGNSPSQKSRSGSRVGVSWTGIKAALHPSRWKGTDTGSRRLKNQVPLVKNLSRLFGKGSE, translated from the exons ATGGATGTCCTTCTATCTAGAACCGCTCCAAAGAGGCGCGCCTCTTTGTCTCTTATATTCGGCTCGCAG AAACCAACGTTCGCAGCAGCCCTAGACGAAAAGCCCACCCGGTACTATGATTTTGTCGACACGCCTTCCCCCCCTAAACGTCCGTCGCCATTTATTAGTCGACAAGAGATATCTCCAGAGCTAGAGTCGAAAATCAGATTTTCCTGTTCCTTACTTGCGTACCAAATCGAACAAGGAATCCCCTCTCTCGCTAACAACCAGGGGGACCGCGACGCGGCACAAGATGAACAGGGGGAAAGCATTACAACAGAAGCCCAGCTTGCCTTGAAGGCTCCAATTTCAAATCCCAGACCAAAGACGGCTTCGGCAACAGGGTACGACTCTGGTGTGGGTCTCACACAACAGCCGAGTATACAAACTATGAGAGTGCAACACTCCCAGTCTGGTGATGCGTCAGACACCGGAGACACAAGGGATATCTCGATATTCAGCAACCCTAGAACAAGCACATCATGCTCCAATACCAGCACCGAGCCCTCATATCCCCAATCCTCAACTCAGAGTCCTAGGACAAACGAACCCAAGTCTACAACAGGCGCCATGATAACAGGATACAGACAACCAAAATGGACACGAACCACAAAGGCCTTCCTTTCTGAATCCCCGAGCTCACCCATCCCGTCAGGATCAGCACCcggaaaggaggatatcgaAGACACTAAACTTTTCCTCAACCCAACCAGCACCATCACAAATCTATCTTCTGAAACTTTAACCCTATCGAGTCACCCTTCCCCAAGCTTAGGGCTAACTAGAGTTTCCGCGGCAACTCAACACCAGAAACCCACCTTCACATCTTATGCTCACGCAAACTCCAACTTAAGAAAGTCCCGCAGCATTATAATTGATACCGCCGGGATCGCCCACCTCCTAACGCCCGACGAGGAAGCCCAGCGCAATAAAGCGCTCCAACACGCCGTTCTCTCGAAGATGACGCCAGGGATTATGAGATACAACCCTACTCAGGAACCTTCCCGGCAACAGAACAAGCAGCGGAGTACATCTGACGGTTACATCTGCAAGACACATCATGGAAATGAAGGAAattctccttctcagaaGTCAAGAAGCGGGTCTAGGGTAGGTGTATCTTGGACGGGTATCAAGGCGGCATTGCATCCATCCAGATGGAAGGGCACAGATACGGGCTCGCGCAGATTGAAGAATCAGGTGCCGCTGGTCAAAAACCTCAGTAGGCTCTTCGGAAAAGGGAGTGAGTAG
- a CDS encoding protein bglI (transcript_id=CADANIAT00008912) — protein MPQLDVDKTIEELRLGEKIDLVSGIDFWHTASVPRLNIPSLRMSDGPNGVRGTRFFNGVPAACFPCATALGATWDTELLHKVGHLMGEEAIAKGAHVILGPTINTQRSPLGGRGFESFAEDGVLAGHLAGYCSKGIQEKGVAACLKHFVCNDQEHERLAVDSIVTDRATREIYLLPFQIAMRICKTATVMTAYNKINGTHVSENKKYITDILRKEWGWDGLVMSDCTSESIIAGLDIEMPGKTRWRGDALAHAVSSNKVHEFVLDERVRNVLNLVNYVEPLGIPENAEEKVLNRPEDQALLRRAAAESIVLLKNEDNILPFNKEKSIAVIGPNAKIAAYCGGGSASLDAYYTITPFEGVSAQSKGEVHFAQGSYSYKDLPLIGHLLKTDDGKTGFKFRVYDEPASSSNRELLHELHLVSSQGFLMDYRHPKIKSYLYYVDMEGYFTPEESGVYDFGVVVVGTGKLLVDDEVVVDNTKNQRLGSAFFGNGTVEEKGSKELMAGQKYKITFQFGTAPTSDIDTRGVVIFGPGGFRFGAARRQTQEELISKAVEVASKADQVVVFAGLTSEWETEGYDRPDMDLPPGSDELISKILEVKPNAAIVIQSGTPVTMPWAPKAKALLQAWFGGNECGNGIADVLYGNVNPSGKLPLTFPVRLQDNPSYLNFRSERGRVLYGEDIYVGYRYYEKAQLPPLFPFGHGLSYTTFTREKLELNTSPEKDKLQDGEPITARVTVTNTGKVAGAETVQLWVVPPPTEVNRPVRELKGFAKVHLEPGESKDVEIVVEKKLATSWWDEKREAWASEKGVYWVQVTGTGEGVLTAEFEVKKTRFWTGL, from the exons ATGCCTCAATTGGATGTGGACAAGACGATTGAAGAACTTCGTCTCGGAGAGAAGATCGATCTTGTGTCAG GGATCGACTTCTGGCATACTGCATCTGTCCCCAGGCTTAACATTCCCAGCCTGCGCATGTCCGATGGCCCCAATGGAGTCCGCGGAACGCGGTTTTTTAACGGTGTGCCAGCAGCATGTTTCCCCTGCGCTACTGCCCTGGGAGCAACCTGGGACACTGAATTACTGCACAAGGTAGGGCATTTGATGGGGGAAGAGGCCATTGCCAAGGGCGCGCACGTCATATTGGGTCCCACAATCAATACGCAACGATCGCCGCTGGGCGGCCGAGGGTTCGAGTCTTTCGCCGAAGATGGTGTTCTTGCCGGCCACTTGGCTGGCTACTGTTCCAAGGGAATCCAGGAAAAGGGCGTTGCCGCGTGCCTGAAGCACTTTGTGTGCAATGACCAGGAGCATGAGCGTTTGGCGGTCGATTCGATTGTTACCGACCGGGCTACACGCGAGATATACCTCTTGCCGTTCCAGATTGCGATGAGGATTTGCAAAACGGCCACAGTTATGACGGCTTATAACAAGATTAACGGTACCCATGTGAGTGAGAATAAGAAGTACATCACAGACATTTTGCGCAAGGAGTGGGGATGGGACGGACTAGTTATGAGTGACTG TACGTCAGAATCAATAATTGCCGGTCTCGACATAGAGATGCCAGGTAAGACACGCTGGCGGGGAGACGCCCTGGCACACGCCGTATCATCCAACAAAGTCCACGAGTTTGTCCTGGATGAACGTGTACGCAACGTTCTGAACCTTGTAAATTACGTTGAGCCACTGGGTATCCCCGAAAACGCAGAGGAAAAGGTTCTTAACCGCCCCGAAGACCAAGCCCTACTCCGACGGGCTGCGGCCGAGTCTATCGTGCTCTTGAAGAACGAGGATAACATCCTACCTTTCAACAAGGAGAAGTCCATCGCCGTGATCGGACCAAACGCCAAGATCGCCGCTTACTGTGGAGGTGGCTCTGCATCCTTGGATGCGTACTACACAATCACACCCTTCGAAGGCGTATCAGCACAGAGCAAGGGTGAGGTTCACTTCGCCCAAGGTTCATACTCATACAAGGACCTTCCGTTGATCGGCCACCTCCTGAAGACCGACGACGGCAAAACGGGCTTCAAGTTCCGCGTTTACGACGAGCCCGCATCCAGTAGCAACCGCGAACTCCTCCACGAGCTACACCTTGTCTCATCCCAGGGCTTCCTCATGGACTATCGCCACCCTAAGATCAAGTCTTACCTTTACTACGTCGACATGGAGGGCTATTTCACTCCCGAAGAGTCCGGTGTCTACGACTTCggcgttgttgtcgtcgGAACGGGGAAACTCCTCgtggatgatgaagtcgtCGTTGATAACACCAAGAACCAGCGTCTCGGCTCTGCCTTCTTTGGAAACGGCACCGTTGAAGAAAAGGGCTCCAAGGAACTCATGGCTGGCCAGAAATACAAAATTACCTTCCAGTTCGGGACAGCACCCACCTCGGACATCGACACCCGCGGGGTGGTCATCTTCGGGCCTGGAGGCTTCCGCTTCGGCGCTGCCCGGCGCCAGACGCAGGAAGAGCTCATTTCCAAAGCTGTCGAAGTCGCCTCAAAAGCAGACCAGGTTGTCGTCTTCGCTGGTCTAACAAGCGAATGGGAAACAGAAGGGTACGATCGTCCGGACATGGATCTTCCCCCGGGTTCAGACGAACTGATTTCCAAAATCCTGGAGGTGAAACCCAACGCCGCCATCGTCATCCAGAGCGGTACGCCCGTGACAATGCCCTGGGCGCCCAAAGCCAAGGCTCTTCTGCAGGCTTGGTTCGGGGGCAATGAGTGTGGTAACGGCATCGCAGATGTGCTTTATGGAAACGTCAACCCCTCTGGAAAGCTGCCTTTGACCTTCCCCGTCCGTTTGCAAGACAACCCTAGTTACCTGAACTTCCGCTCAGAGCGAGGCCGCGTCCTCTACGGCGAAGACATCTATGTTGGGTACCGGTACTACGAGAAAGCCCAACTCCCGCCGTTATTCCCCTTCGGCCATGGCCTGTCCTACACGACTTTCACACGCGAGAAACTGGAGTTGAACACTTCTCCTGAAAAAGACAAACTGCAAGACGGAGAACCCATAACCGCCAGGGTGACCGTCACAAACACGGGCAAAGTCGCCGGCGCCGAAACAGTGCAGCTGTGGGTTGTGCCGCCCCCGACAGAGGTGAACAGACCTGTCCGCGAACTAAAGGGTTTTGCGAAGGTGCACCTGGAACCTGGAGAGTCAAAAGATGTCGAGATTGTGGTTGAAAAGAAGCTGGCGACGAGCTGGTGGGATGAGAAACGGGAAGCCTGGGCATCAGAGAAAGGAGTTTATTGGGTGCAAGTTACGGGGACGGGAGAGGGGGTTCTCACTGCAGAGTTTGAGGTTAAGAAGACGAGGTTCTGGACCGGATTGTGA
- a CDS encoding uncharacterized protein (transcript_id=CADANIAT00008914), translated as MAVICQPDRRRHLDGGKPQDKAMIPESKRGLPHKDFANDSCHMESHRGQLSSYARNEQENVLRRERCDPYPQYGQYAV; from the exons atggCTGTCATTTGCCAG CCGGatcgccgtcgtcatctCGATGGTGGGAAGCCGCAGGATAAGGCGATGATCCCGGAAAGCAAACGGGGATTGCCGCACAAGGACTTCGCAAACGACTCGTGCCATATGGAGTCCCACAGAGGCCAACTGTCATCGTACGCTCGCAACGAGCAGGAGAACGTTCTTAGGCGTGAGCGTTGCGACCCATACCCGCAATATGGCCAGTACGCTGTTTGA
- a CDS encoding SAP domain protein (transcript_id=CADANIAT00008917) — protein sequence MTDYSTWKVTDLKAELKRRGIPQTGLRLKKEIIEKLEAEDTKGSAGGVQEATTAEPERDGQETSQPGEPGEPETPIATEKADDDGAQTQDTAAAPAAQSEPTVAEEKLNGLITQTSPPKPDGSTGQPSQHSQAQEPQAEADESQQSNKESDASAKEPEAEIATQPAEEKAEEKETRTNVEDESQTEALSKPVEQAPGTTDEAEPKIVQDGGKKTEPTDTQVAALGAQTPGVNTGLSTPLPAEELIDDVRKRKRRSQSPAPHLEEVARKKAKSAEKSALPTPDESISASHDDMQQPPVQSPTPEGKSPETPAKKNTPQKQDVRFKGLFNSIGPERTRPPQPPVDTEMEDVTVEPALHAATAALYIDGLMRPLQPAALKNHLLSVASPPGESPNPDLIVDFYLDPIKTHCFVTFVDVSTASRARSSLHGTVWPDEKNRKSLFVDFIPEHKVQDWIRMEEDARGQRGRPPRWEVKYKRGDEVEAILEQIDPENAGTHTSRGSAPIELSQPTDRRPNGPSETGTGSLPAQGFESLDQLFESTTTKPKLFYLPVPRAVADRRLDRFDDLLRKGSFPRRGGDETRKYSFVDDDSFVDLGPEFAGRGRGAARGRGRGGAFVDSRRDRRDWD from the coding sequence ATGACCGATTATTCGACATGGAAGGTCACCGACCTGAAGGCGGAGCTGAAGCGACGTGGTATCCCCCAGACCGGGTTGCgcttgaaaaaggaaataatCGAAAAATTAGAGGCAGAGGATACTAAGGGTTCAGCAGGAGGCGTACAAGAGGCCACTACTGCTGAGCCAGAGCGAGACGGGCAGGAAACGTCGCAACCCGGCGAACCCGGCGAACCAGAAACCCCAATCGCAACCGAGAAAgcggacgatgatggcgcGCAGACGCAAGACACcgcagctgctccagctgcccaGTCCGAGCCGACGGTGGCTGAAGAGAAGCTAAACGGACTCATAACCCAAACGTCTCCACCGAAGCCTGACGGTTCAACCGGCCAACCCTCACAACATTCGCAGGCGCAAGAGCCGCAAGCAGAAGCGGATGAATCTCAGCAGAGCAATAAAGAAAGTGACGCTTCTGCCAAGGAACCAGAAGCAGAGATTGCCACCCAGccggcggaggagaaggcggaggagaaggaaacgAGAACCAATGTCGAGGACGAATCCCAAACCGAAGCCCTTAGCAAGCCAGTTGAGCAGGCTCCTGGCACTACTGATGAGGCAGAGCCCAAAATCGTACAAGATGGCGGGAAAAAAACAGAGCCTACCGATACGCAAGTCGCTGCTCTTGGAGCCCAAACGCCTGGGGTCAACACGGGATTATCGACCCCCCTCCCCGCGGAGGAGCTTATTGACGACGTCCGAAAGAGGAAGCGTCGCAGTCAAAGTCCTGCTCCTCATCTGGAAGAGGTTGCAAGAAAGAAAGCTAAATCCGCGGAGAAATCCGCATTGCCGACCCCCGATGAATCCATATCCGCCTCGCACGATGATATGCAGCAGCCGCCCGTCCAGAGTCCAACTCCGGAGGGGAAAAGCCCCGAGACGCCAGCCAAAAAGAATACACCACAAAAACAGGATGTGCGCTTCAAAGGCTTATTTAATTCTATTGGACCAGAAAGGACCCGACCGCCACAGCCACCGGTTGATACAGAGATGGAGGACGTCACAGTTGAACCCGCTCTACATGCTGCCACCGCTGCATTGTATATAGACGGCCTTATGCGACCACTCCAACCTGCTGCCCTCAAGAACCACCTGCTCTCGGTTGCATCTCCCCCAGGGGAGTCACCAAACCCCGATCTGATCGTCGATTTCTACCTGGATCCCATTAAGACTCATTGTTTTGTCACGTTCGTCGATGTTTCGACAGCATCTCGCGCACGTAGCTCTCTTCACGGTACAGTATGGCCGGATGAAAAGAACCGAAAGAGCCTTTTTGTCGATTTTATTCCCGAGCACAAAGTCCAGGACTGGATTCggatggaagaggatgccCGCGGTCAGCGTGGTCGCCCTCCCCGTTGGGAAGTTAAATACAAGAGAGGTGACGAGGTTGAAGCGATCCTCGAGCAGATTGACCCTGAAAACGCTGGCACTCATACCTCCCGTGGCTCAGCACCAATCGAGCTTTCACAGCCCACGGACCGGCGCCCGAACGGGCCGTCCGAAACGGGCACTGGCTCTCTTCCTGCGCAAGGATTCGAGTCACTGGACCAACTCTTCGAGTCGACTACTACGAAACCTAAACTCTTCTACCTTCCGGTCCCGCGAGCCGTTGCGGATCGGCGCCTAGACAGATTCGATGACTTACTGCGGAAAGGCTCGTTTCCACGACGCGGCGGAGATGAAACTCGCAAGTATTCGTTCGTGGATGACGACTCGTTTGTTGATCTAGGGCCCGAGTTTGCCGGCCGTGGAAGAGGCGCAgctcgaggacgaggccgcGGTGGAGCATTTGTTGACTCGCGAAGAGATAGAAGGGACTGGGATTAA
- a CDS encoding OSTA/TMEM184 family protein (transcript_id=CADANIAT00008918) — protein MGWPVCNTTEEDETIHEIDLWDNGLTFHELCVIVVGVFAIIAGLISFYLIMRHATHYSKPVEQRHIIRILLMIPIYALVSWLSTYYYKHAVYYSVLGDCYEAFTISAFFALLCHYIAPDLHSQKDYFRGIQPKNWVWPLTWLQKCSGGKNGIWRVPRSGLTWFNVIWVGVFQYCFLRVLMTIVAVITQKFDLYCESSLNPAFSHIWVLAIECVAVTIAMYCLIQFYIQIKDEISEHKPFLKVASIKLVIFLSFWQSSLISFLYSAGVIKSSKKIAAPDLKVVLAELIISVEMALFAVLHLWSFPWKPYAIGFQRDEVTDMYGNGKRTYQGGRWGMGALLDALNPLDLLKAVGRSMRWLFVGRKKRMLDPSYQLSTEPAGLDQAGSTQRLADTSYGGSGALKADAASNRYGHQADEEGEVLLSHAQQNPSTSDLGDVGSAPPHYYQDDRNQHYHANTRSDHDYLVESDLHSHSSRPISPFEEVHYIPSRSPSDSDGSYYPPQSGRQNDHARFPSSTELQEQPPIPLPESYQPPHTRYDPHGRR, from the exons ATGGGTTGGCCGGTCTGCAATACCacggaggaggatgagaccA TCCATGAGATTGACTTATGGGATAATGGACTTACTTTTCACGAACTCTGTGTTATTGTGGTTGGCGTCttcgccatcatcgccggccTTATATCTTTCTACCTTATTATGCGACATGCCACCCATTACAGCAAACCCGTCGAACAACGGCA TATCATCCGGATCCTGCTCATGATACCAATCTATGCCCTCGTCTCCTGGCTCAGCACCTACTACTACAAACATGCCGTCTACTACAGTGTACTGGGCGACTGCTACGAAGCGTTCACAATCTCGGCTTTCTTTGCGCTGCTCTGCCATTATATCGCGCCCGATCTGCACAGCCAGAAAGATTACTTCCGCGGGATACAACCGAAAAACTGGGTTTGGCCTCTAACTTGGCTTCAGAAATGCTCGGGTGGGAAGAACGGGATATGGAGGGTTCCGCGGAGTGGTTTGACGTGGTTTAAT GTCATTTGGGTTGGCGTCTTTCAGTACTGTTTTCTTCGCGTACTGATGACCATTGTGGCAGTCATCACGCAAAAGTTTGATTTATATTGCGAGTCGTCCCTCAATCCGGCTTTCTCTCATATCTGG GTGCTGGCCATTGAGTGTGTTGCCGTTACTATTGCAATGTACTGTCTCATCCAATTTTACATACAGATCAAGGACGAAATCAGCGAGCACAAGCCTTTCTTGAAGGTTGCGTCGATCAAactcgtcatcttcctgtcATTTTGGCAATCG AGTTTGATATCGTTCTTATACTCCGCTGGCGTTATCAAATCGTCGAAAAAAATCGCAGCCCCTGATCTCAAGGTCGTGCTTGCCGAACTAATCATCAGCGTTGAAATGGCCCTCTTCGCCGTACTGCATCTTTGGTCATTTCCGTGGAAACCGTACGCAATCGGATTCCAAAGAGATGAGGTCACCGACATGTACGGCAATGGGAAGCGCACCTATCAAGGCGGACGCTGGGGAATGGGCGCTCTTCTAGACGCTCTCAATCCTCTTGACCTCCTCAAAGCTGTGGGTCGCAGTATGCGCTGGTTGTTCGTTGGTCGAAAGAAGAGAATGTTGGATCCCAGCTACCAGCTTTCAACCGAGCCTGCCGGCCTCGACCAAGCGGGAAGCACACAACGTCTAGCTGATACCAGCTACGGGGGCTCTGGTGCTTTAAAGGCCGACGCTGCTTCAAACCGCTACGGAcatcaagcagatgaagaaggagaggtgCTCCTGTCCCACGCCCAGCAAAACCCATCCACTAGCGACCTAGGAGACGTAGGATCGGCACCTCCACATTACTATCAGGACGACCGTAATCAGCACTATCATGCCAACACCAGATCAGATCACGATTACCTGGTAGAATCAGACCTACACTCGCACTCTTCTCGCCCGATATCCCCATTCGAAGAGGTACATTACATCCCATCTAGGTCTCCCTCGGATTCAGACGGCAGCTattatcctcctcaatctgGCCGTCAAAATGATCACGCCCGCTTCCCCTCATCCACTGAACTTCAAGAGCAACCTCCAATCCCGCTACCGGAATCTTATCAACCCCCACATACAAGATACGACCCTCATGGACGTCGTTAA